One window of Ziziphus jujuba cultivar Dongzao chromosome 5, ASM3175591v1 genomic DNA carries:
- the LOC132803827 gene encoding uncharacterized protein LOC132803827, whose product MCFCTKPGNALKPASEDSVQPLLAPQYNGEEMIKVAKAMRALRVSAVKLLLTFIVSKILLLIAVKNLWIPVRSCVIPLFFQDKAVNILMFKKLFQYYSLKRKENKLVNNVSLTQTAMLMLKLLFSILIFFVAFASVMHFAYCLFFPVPVSLMNLGFVLVHFTLTVVFSWFVFWFNLDVI is encoded by the exons ATGTGCTTTTGTACCAAGCCTGGAAACGCATTGAAGCCAGCTTCCGAAG ATTCAGTGCAACCACTTTTAGCCCCCCAATACAATGGAGAAGAAATGATAAAGGTTGCAAAAGCAATGAGAGCTCTGCGAGTCTCTGCTGTTAAGTTGTTGTTAACCTTCATCGTTTCTAAGATTCTGCTTCTCATTGCTGTTAAAAATCTCTGGATTCCAGTGCGATCATGTGTCATTCCCTTATTTTTCCAAGACAAAGCGGTTAACATTTTAATGTTTAAGAAGCTGTTTCAATACTATTCTCTGAAAAGGAAGGAAAACAAGCTGGTCAACAATGTCTCCCTCACTCAGACAGCCATGCTCATGCTTAAACTTCTCTTTTCCATCTTAATTTTCTTTGTGGCTTTTGCGTCGGTGATGCATTTCGCTTACTGTCTTTTTTTTCCTGTACCAGTGTCTCTCATGAATTTGGGTTTTGTTCTAGTTCATTTTACCTTAACTGTTGTCTTTTCTTGGTTTGTATTTTGGTTCAACCTTGATGTTATATAA